In Streptomyces roseifaciens, a single genomic region encodes these proteins:
- a CDS encoding LppY/LpqO family protein has translation MRTTLRDWKDVGRELLSEGSMWGETFRAGFPRRDLRVTSRGVDVATNLALRSYVAFTRYDDGRTMVMGDLAVTEEELGRVTDTVQAAGLEQTSVHKHLLAHSPALLWCHVHTLTDAPAVAARHIRAALETTGTPLPPRLSAPATADLDTGRLDAALGSRGTDYAGTYKFTFARRETLIDHHRMIPWGMGAVTGVNFQPLGRGRAAVNGALALTAGEVQPAIRALRRGGVDLVELHNHTLTEEPRLFFAHYWAVGDAVGLARCLGAAVATTNVTWQATPGYTAAASDRPAAR, from the coding sequence GTGCGGACCACCCTCCGGGACTGGAAGGACGTCGGCCGGGAGTTGCTGTCGGAAGGCAGCATGTGGGGAGAGACCTTCCGCGCCGGCTTTCCTCGCCGTGACCTGCGGGTGACCTCCCGCGGTGTCGATGTGGCCACCAACCTGGCGCTGCGCAGCTATGTGGCCTTCACTCGTTATGACGACGGGCGCACGATGGTCATGGGTGACCTCGCGGTCACCGAGGAGGAGCTCGGGCGGGTTACCGACACGGTGCAGGCGGCCGGGCTGGAGCAGACGTCGGTCCACAAACACCTGCTTGCCCACTCCCCGGCCCTCCTCTGGTGCCACGTCCACACGCTTACCGATGCCCCGGCCGTCGCCGCACGTCACATCCGTGCCGCCCTGGAGACGACGGGCACCCCGCTGCCACCGCGGCTTTCGGCCCCGGCGACCGCAGACCTCGACACCGGCCGTCTTGATGCGGCGTTGGGAAGCCGGGGTACGGACTACGCCGGCACGTACAAGTTCACGTTCGCCAGGCGTGAGACGCTCATCGACCACCACCGGATGATCCCCTGGGGCATGGGCGCGGTGACCGGAGTGAACTTCCAGCCGCTGGGCCGGGGCCGGGCCGCGGTCAACGGGGCTCTGGCCCTGACCGCCGGCGAGGTACAGCCGGCGATCAGGGCCCTGCGCCGTGGGGGTGTCGACCTCGTCGAGCTGCACAACCACACGCTCACCGAGGAACCGCGTCTGTTCTTCGCCCACTACTGGGCAGTGGGCGACGCCGTCGGCCTGGCACGCTGCCTGGGGGCGGCTGTCGCGACGACGAACGTGACCTGGCAGGCCACCCCCGGCTACACCGCAGCAGCGTCTGACCGCCCGGCGGCACGGTAG
- a CDS encoding GMC oxidoreductase, which translates to MTGNGHWHQRSGRNVTAAPSPGSVPVSPLLAGPTGVSTLGGTPRPRCHATSRARPARLAGRTARRPVRNIARRPALRDRGGRPFLLPRSDADGGLEDFVRHTGCSTYHPTSTCAIGRVVDSRLRVLGIEGLRVADASVLPSVPRGNTNAAAVMVAEKAADLIRERGLRPAVPGTVGIRLLRARQEEEKPGFGPARRRLVELSADHTPVDPGELDRLWGALETVQPNQILGTWRGAVLNTGHSAGERLRALRWYGKPSSTTSRRPTRSRSWASWPEAASPRTASATSTSPCIARSDG; encoded by the coding sequence ATGACCGGCAACGGTCACTGGCATCAGCGGTCGGGCCGGAACGTGACCGCGGCGCCGTCGCCCGGGAGCGTGCCGGTGTCACCCCTTCTCGCCGGGCCCACCGGGGTCAGTACCCTCGGCGGCACACCTCGGCCGCGCTGTCACGCCACATCCCGGGCACGTCCGGCCCGCCTCGCCGGCCGAACAGCCCGCCGCCCTGTGCGGAACATCGCCCGCCGGCCGGCCCTGCGCGACAGGGGCGGGCGCCCCTTCCTCCTGCCCCGGTCCGACGCCGACGGCGGCCTGGAGGACTTCGTACGCCACACAGGGTGCAGCACCTACCACCCCACCTCGACCTGCGCCATCGGACGTGTCGTCGACTCACGGCTACGGGTCCTGGGCATCGAAGGCCTGCGGGTCGCGGACGCTTCGGTCCTGCCCTCCGTGCCGCGCGGAAACACCAACGCCGCCGCCGTCATGGTCGCGGAGAAGGCCGCCGACCTGATCCGGGAGCGCGGCCTCCGCCCGGCGGTGCCCGGCACTGTGGGAATCCGGCTCCTCCGAGCACGACAGGAGGAGGAGAAGCCCGGCTTCGGGCCGGCCCGAAGGCGACTCGTCGAGCTGTCAGCGGACCACACTCCCGTCGACCCCGGCGAGCTGGACCGCCTCTGGGGCGCGCTGGAGACCGTACAGCCGAACCAGATCCTGGGCACGTGGCGCGGAGCTGTCCTCAACACCGGTCACTCGGCCGGCGAACGTCTCCGCGCCCTGCGCTGGTACGGCAAGCCGTCGTCGACTACTTCAAGAAGGCCGACGAGGTCACGCTCATGGGCATCATGGCCGGAGGCAGCGAGCCCACGGACGGCATCCGCTACTTCTACTTCACCTTGCATCGCGCGGAGTGACGGCTGA
- a CDS encoding SRPBCC family protein, which yields MIDVSHSIPVNDGPDPTLSIGDVWRELERKAHHPDRYVRRITECRVTERFDGGLVRDFVLEGEPVRELVTFYPQQRIHFVRTLGRTRGTIDNEITTTGAGALVVAFHARLVIDGTAPGSTAERQRAERLKANYTETILATLATARSRLPARPGTT from the coding sequence ATGATCGATGTCAGCCACAGCATCCCGGTCAACGACGGCCCCGACCCCACCCTGAGCATCGGTGACGTATGGAGGGAGCTGGAACGCAAGGCGCACCACCCCGACCGCTACGTACGCCGCATCACCGAATGCCGGGTCACCGAGCGGTTCGACGGCGGCCTCGTGCGCGACTTCGTCCTCGAGGGCGAGCCGGTGCGCGAACTCGTCACCTTCTACCCGCAGCAGCGGATCCACTTCGTCCGCACGCTCGGCCGCACCCGCGGCACCATCGACAACGAGATCACCACCACCGGCGCCGGCGCTCTGGTCGTCGCCTTCCACGCCCGCCTCGTCATCGACGGCACCGCTCCTGGCAGCACTGCCGAACGGCAACGCGCCGAGCGCCTGAAGGCCAACTACACCGAGACCATCCTGGCCACTCTCGCGACGGCGCGTTCCCGGCTGCCCGCCCGGCCCGGCACCACCTGA
- a CDS encoding terpene synthase family protein encodes MWTRDIGMLESSGVWDAAAFDSADYALLTAFCHPDAALEELLLVTDWYVWLFFLDDHFLESCMRRGDTEGGRAYLARLAAFIPEAPGATTPAPDGPAERALADLWLRTAPGTPGDWRRRFRGSNQGVFDEHARELTLYGRKQVPDPVTYLDMRRQGRGGPWAAELVELTLRTTLPATVSTTQTMRALKDAFGDVVRLHDDLTSYRREVEQEGEVNNEVLVVEHFLGCDPQEATGIVRDLLASRSRRSEEIVGTELPILLAEQGLGPPYSGTSRGCGTS; translated from the coding sequence ATGTGGACACGCGACATCGGCATGCTGGAATCCAGCGGCGTCTGGGACGCGGCCGCCTTCGACTCCGCGGACTACGCGCTCCTCACCGCCTTCTGCCACCCGGACGCCGCGCTCGAAGAGCTCCTCCTGGTCACCGACTGGTACGTGTGGCTGTTCTTCCTCGACGACCACTTCCTGGAATCCTGCATGCGCCGTGGGGACACTGAGGGCGGCAGGGCGTACCTGGCTCGCCTGGCGGCATTCATACCGGAGGCGCCCGGTGCCACCACGCCCGCGCCGGACGGGCCGGCGGAGCGTGCGCTGGCAGATCTGTGGCTCCGTACCGCTCCGGGAACGCCCGGTGACTGGCGACGGCGGTTCCGGGGCAGCAACCAGGGGGTCTTCGACGAGCACGCCCGTGAACTCACTCTTTACGGACGGAAGCAGGTCCCCGACCCGGTCACCTACCTCGACATGCGCAGGCAGGGCCGGGGCGGGCCGTGGGCTGCGGAGCTGGTCGAGCTGACCCTCCGCACCACCCTCCCGGCGACGGTGTCGACGACGCAGACGATGCGGGCGCTGAAGGACGCGTTCGGCGATGTGGTGCGTCTGCACGACGATCTCACCTCCTACCGCAGGGAGGTGGAGCAGGAGGGAGAGGTCAACAACGAGGTCCTGGTGGTGGAGCACTTCCTCGGCTGCGATCCCCAGGAGGCCACCGGCATCGTCCGCGACCTGCTGGCGTCGCGGTCCCGGCGGTCCGAGGAGATCGTCGGGACCGAACTGCCCATCCTGTTGGCCGAGCAGGGTCTCGGGCCGCCGTACTCCGGTACGTCCAGGGGTTGCGGGACTTCATGA
- the amcB gene encoding cyclophane-forming radical SAM peptide maturase AmcB has translation MAHGRGVGACLAATSPLVFCQPTTLCNLDCAYCYLPERTERRRMSVEVADAVSTAVSGWSRLHPVRVLWHGGEPLATGLEHFSTLLDRFEPGHPHPVRHAVQTNATLIDDAWCEMLADRGVEVTVSIDGPGADNARRPDRAGRSSTERTLAGIGRLRSHGVPFGVLAVVSDPTPVAAERLYRFVRDLEARALGVNLAEHKGVHRRPGPRAEAADFWAALAGAWRADPVVPIRDFDQAFGYLRDELAGTADDRAGRPFSPLPLITWDGDVVPLSPDLAGFSSLRHGPFTAGNLRDAPLDTLLAHAPELPWVREALDGIRNCRITCDHFAYCRGGQAANKYFETGRLDTTVTDHCHSSKIQLMEGLLRHARPDHRPHPHDPPGTQGPGPQP, from the coding sequence ATGGCCCATGGCCGGGGCGTTGGGGCGTGTCTGGCGGCGACGTCGCCGCTGGTGTTCTGCCAGCCGACGACCTTGTGCAACTTGGACTGCGCCTACTGCTATTTGCCGGAGCGCACCGAGCGGCGGCGGATGTCAGTGGAGGTGGCCGACGCGGTGAGCACCGCCGTGTCCGGCTGGTCGCGGCTGCACCCGGTACGCGTCCTGTGGCACGGCGGGGAGCCGCTGGCCACCGGTCTTGAGCACTTCAGCACGCTGCTGGACAGGTTCGAGCCCGGGCATCCTCACCCGGTGCGGCACGCGGTGCAGACCAACGCCACTCTCATCGACGACGCCTGGTGCGAAATGCTGGCCGATCGCGGTGTCGAGGTGACCGTCAGCATCGATGGCCCCGGCGCGGACAACGCACGGCGTCCGGACCGGGCCGGGCGCTCCTCGACCGAACGTACTCTGGCCGGAATCGGCAGGCTGCGCTCCCACGGCGTCCCCTTCGGCGTCCTCGCCGTGGTCTCCGATCCCACGCCCGTCGCTGCCGAGCGCCTGTACCGTTTCGTCCGAGATCTGGAGGCCAGGGCCCTGGGAGTCAACCTCGCCGAACACAAGGGTGTCCATCGCAGGCCCGGTCCACGGGCCGAGGCGGCAGACTTCTGGGCCGCGCTGGCGGGCGCCTGGCGAGCCGACCCGGTCGTACCGATCCGCGACTTCGATCAGGCCTTCGGCTACCTCCGCGACGAGCTCGCGGGCACGGCCGACGACCGAGCAGGCCGGCCGTTCAGCCCACTGCCCCTGATCACCTGGGACGGCGACGTCGTCCCGCTCAGCCCCGACCTGGCCGGCTTCTCCTCACTCCGCCACGGCCCCTTCACCGCAGGAAATCTTCGCGACGCCCCTTTGGACACTCTCCTCGCCCATGCCCCGGAGCTGCCCTGGGTACGAGAAGCCCTCGACGGCATCCGCAACTGCCGCATCACCTGCGACCACTTCGCCTACTGCCGCGGCGGCCAGGCGGCCAACAAGTACTTCGAGACCGGACGGCTGGACACCACCGTCACCGACCACTGCCACAGCAGCAAGATCCAACTCATGGAAGGACTCCTGCGCCATGCCCGACCCGACCACCGACCACACCCCCACGACCCCCCTGGCACACAAGGTCCAGGCCCGCAGCCGTGA
- a CDS encoding dihydrofolate reductase family protein codes for MRSVTYSMSVSLDGYIVGPDGSFDWTAPDEEVFRFWIDEIREVGVHLLGRRLYETMLYWETADQDPSLDDSMLEWAALWKPLPKVVFSTTLSAVQGNARLVSGGLVEEIERLRAEPGEGDIAIGGATLAAEAAASGLIDEYRAMVYPVLVGGGIPFFPRRERRVDLELVETRTFSSRFVYLRYRVAR; via the coding sequence ATGCGCAGCGTGACCTATTCGATGAGCGTCTCACTTGACGGCTACATCGTCGGGCCGGACGGCAGCTTCGACTGGACGGCGCCCGACGAGGAGGTCTTTCGCTTCTGGATCGACGAGATTCGAGAGGTCGGCGTCCACCTGTTGGGACGACGGCTGTACGAGACGATGCTGTACTGGGAGACCGCCGACCAGGATCCGTCGCTCGACGACTCCATGCTCGAGTGGGCCGCACTCTGGAAGCCGCTCCCCAAGGTGGTGTTCTCCACCACGCTGTCGGCGGTGCAGGGCAATGCCCGCCTGGTCTCCGGCGGCCTGGTGGAGGAGATCGAGCGGTTGCGAGCCGAGCCGGGGGAGGGAGACATCGCGATCGGCGGCGCGACTCTCGCCGCCGAGGCGGCCGCGTCGGGTCTGATCGACGAGTACCGGGCCATGGTCTACCCGGTGCTGGTCGGCGGTGGCATTCCGTTCTTTCCCCGGCGGGAGCGCCGGGTGGATCTCGAACTCGTCGAGACCCGCACCTTCAGCTCGAGATTCGTCTACCTCCGCTACCGCGTGGCGCGCTGA